The Thalassotalea piscium sequence GAGTTTGAACCTTAAAGCTAAAGCGATTATTGCGGTAACTAGCCCAAGCGCTCGAAGCAAAGCTCCAGTGCCGACAGAGGAGTCCCACATAATAGCCAATATATCAGCGTCTATCGCCCCCTGAATTCCCTCTTCTGCCATTGCACCAGTACTGGCAAAGAACCAAGTAATATTAGCGATCAAAGCCATAACTATATAAGTTCTTGTCCACGTTAAATTCGCTATTACAGCATTAGTATGAGATTCATTATTCTCAAATATTTGCCTGAAAAATGTATAACCTGCAATACAGGCAAAGCCGACGTAAAATACAATTTTTGACAGTACAATGACTGTATTCCAGATATACATTTCCATATCAATCACACCGCCTATTTTAGTGAACCATAAAGCCGAAGCTATGTTTCATTTTATGACCATCGTTACCTAAGAAGGTTACATCCACAGCATAGTTTGCAGGAGCTAATTTAGGTAGTTTCCATGTAAATTTGCTAGTAGCGACTTTAGAAGGCTCGAATCCAAATTTAAATTCTTCGCCTTGTTTATTGGCCAATGAAACTTTTACAACCCGTACCTCTTTGGTGAACACCAAAGTTAACTCTTCTGGAGGATTCATTAGCATTGCATTATCAGCAGGCACACTTTTTTCAAGATGCACATGCGCAAATACCGCACTACTAAAAACGACACTGATTACGGTTAAAAATTTAATTAGTTTTTTCATATTTACCTCTATTTTAGTTTATTGAAATTGCTATTTATGGTTTCTTAACTTCGCTAAGCATTACTTTTTAGCTCCGCCTTAGAAAGCTCCTTGTTAAAGGCGTTTAATTCTGGCTTTTTAACGATTGAGTAAATTACTGGGAGCACAATAAGAGTGAGTAGCACAGCACTTGTCATTCCGCCTACCATAGGTGCAGCAATACGACTCATAATCTCCGAACCTGTTCCTGTACCATATAAAATGGGCATCAAGCCGATAATGATTGTTGCAACTGTCATCATTACTGGACGAACTCGTAAGCCTGCACCGTGCAATAATGCATCTTGATATGCATCATCAGAGATAGGTTCAGCTCGCTCTTCAGCTTTTTCCTTAAGCTCAGCAAGTGCCTGATTGAGATAGACCAACATTATCACACCAATCTCAACCGCTACCCCAGCTAGAGCAATAAAGCCCACGCCAACAGCCACAGAGAAGTTAAACCCTTCCAGATACATCAACCATAAGCCACCAATCATCGCCATCGGCAAGGTAACGATAATGATAGCCACCTCACTAAACGCTCTGAAGTTTAAGTAAAGTAGAATAACAATAATGGCGAGTGTTAAAGGCAATACATAGGTGAGCTTTTCTTTCGCTCTTTCCATATATTCGTATTGCCCAGCCCAAGTAATTGAATAACCTGCTGGTAGTTTTAGATTATTAGCCAAGTGTATTTTTGCACTTTCAACATAAGTACCTACGTCAACACCGTCTATATCGATAAACGTCCAGCCATTTAAACGAGCATTTTCACTCTTAATTCCCGGCGGACCGTTCTCAACTCGAATATCTGCGACATCACCTAGTGCAATGCGTTGACCACTTGGTGTTACAACAGGTAATCGTGATAGCTGCTCAGGAGAGTCTCGATAGTCTTGCGGATAGCGTAAGTTAACAGGGTAACGCTCTTGACCTTCTACCGTTTGGGTAACGTTCATACCACCAATAGCTGTAGAAACCACTTGTTGAACATCTTCGATGTTTAACCCAAAGCGACTTGCCTTATCGCGTGAAATATCAACCTTGATATATCGTCCACCTGCAACTCGCTCTGAGTAAACTGATGCTGTGCCTGTAACTTCGGGTAAAATTTGCTCTATTTGTTGGCCGATTTCCTGAATCACATCAAGCTCTGGTCCGGCGACTTTAATACCCACAGGCGTTTTTATGCCTGTTGCTAACATGTCGATTCGGGTCTTGATTGGCATAACCCAAGCATTCGTTAAGCCCGGAAACTTAACCAATTTATCAAACTCAGCTTTTAACGATTCAGTAGTCACACCCTCTCGCCACTGCTCTTGTGGCTTCAATTGAATAAAGGTTTCAATCATGGTTAAAGGTGCAGGATCGGTTGCAGTTTCAGCTCTTCCTACTTTACCAAATACAGTTTCAACTTCTGGCACAGTGCGAATAAGCTTGTCTGTTTGCTGCAATAACTCCCTTGCTTTACCAATTGAAATACCGGGATAGGTAGTAGGCATATACATGAGATCGCCTTCATCCAATGGCGGAATGAATTCACTACCAATTTTATCGACAGGCCAAAAGCCAACGATAGTCACTAATATTGCTGCTACTATTGTCGATTTTGGAAACTTCATGACTTGCTTTAAAACAGGCATGTAGATAGCAATCAATAATCGGTTTAACGGGTTTTTCTTTTCAGAAACAACTTTGCCTCGAATAAAGTAGCCCATCAAAACAGGCACCAATGTGATCGCCAAACCTGCTGATGCCGCCATTGCATAGGTTTTTGTATAGGCGAGCGGAGAGAACATTCTTCCTTCTTGCGCTTCCAAGATAAATACAGGTAAGAATGAGACTGTAATGATCAGTAAGCTAAAAAATAGTGCAGGGCCTACTTCACTCGCAGCCTTAGCAACAATTTGCCAGCGATTTTCATCTGTTAGTGGTGTTTTCTCCATATGCTTGTGCATATTTTCAATCATCACTATTGCACCATCAGTCATCGCACCAATCGCAATAGCGATACCGCCTAAAGACATAATGTTGGCATTGATGCCTTGCATATACATGATAATGAACGACACCAAGATACCTAATGGCAGAGTAACAACTGCCACAATAGATGAGCGAAGATGAAATAGGAAAGCCACACAGACAATAGCAACGACTGCAAGCTCCTCTAGCAACTTGCTCCAAAGATTATCAACAGCACGATCTATTAACTTCGATCTGTCATAAACAGGGACAATCTCCACCCCCTCTGGTAGAGAAGATTTAAGCGATTCAAGTTTTTCTTTTACCCCGTTTATGGTTTGTTGAGCGTTTTCACCAAAGCGCATAACGACAACACCACCAACAACTTCTCCTTCACCATTTAGCTCTGCGATACCACGGCGCATTTGAGGCCCTAAATTAACGGTAGCAACATCACCAATACGCAATGGCGTGCCTTGTTCGTTAATACCAAGTGGAATTTTCTCAATGTCTCCAACTGATTGAATATACCCCGTTGCGGTAACCATATATTCAGCTTCAGCCATTTCCACAACGGATGCGCCAGTTTCTTTGTTCCCTTTTTGTAAGGCTATTTGTATTAAACTTAGAGGAATATCGTAAGCTCTCAATTTATCAGGATCTACTTGCACTTGATACTGCTTAACCATACCACCAACGGCGGCAACTTCGGACACGCCCGGAACAGTTTGTAGTTCATACTTTAAGAACCAGTCTTGAATGCTTCTTAATTGGCTTAGATCATGGTTTCCAGACTTATCTGTTAAAGCGTAAATGTATACCCAACCCACACCTGTTGCATCAGGTCCTAATTGAGGTTTTGCCGAATCAGGCAGGCTTGATGCTACTTGGCTTAAGTATTCAAGTACTCTGCTTCTAGCCCAATACAAATCAGTATCATCATCAAAAATAATGTAGACGTAGGAATCACCAAAAAATGAGTAACCACGAACAGTTTGCGCCCCCGGCACTGATAACATCGCTGTAGTAAGAGGAAATGTCACTTGATCCTGCACTACTTGTGGTGCCTGTCCCGGATAGCTCGTCTTAATTATCACCTGCACATCAGAAAGATCGGGGAGTGCATCTACTGGTGTTTTTTGTAATGAATACAAACCACCAAACGCGATAATTAAGGTAATCAACAAAACAAAGAAACGATTGCCGATAGACCATCTAATAATTGATTCAATCATTATTTTTCTCCCACTTAATGATTAGAATGATCAACAGCAGCTTTATTTTCCTTGCCGTGTTGTTCATCTGATTCAAGAGAAATGTCAGTGATAACTAAGTCATCTCTAACCTCAAAAGTGAAAGTGACATTATCACCGACATTGAAATCAACCATTTCTATATTGTCCGCGACGATAAAATCCATCGTCGCAGCAGGTCTATCCCATTTCTCTATTGGGCCTCTGCTAATATTTAGAATCCGTGTATCAATATCAATCGCATTGATCAAACCAGATACTGTTGCTGATGATACTTCAGGCTCACTCATGATATGAATTCCAGTAATTTCATATCCACCGTCTTCGGTTTTGCTCACTTCAAAGTGCAAAGATTGACCTGACTTTAATGAGTCAATATCGACTTTTTCAGCCACAGTAAAATCCATAACCATTTCAGGCCAATCCCAAGCTTCAGCAGGGCCATGTGAAATATTAACCATGCGGTGCCCTGCCATAACACTATTAACATCCCCTTGCATCCAAACAGAGTTAGGCACTTCATCATGAGTCATTCGTTTAAAGTCAGAGCTTTTACTTGATTCAGAATCAATCAAGAATTGGGCAGATGTCACCACAACGTCATCTTCATTTAAGCCGTCTAATATTTCGATGCTGTCGATATCAACCCGGCCAATAGTCACTTCAATAGATTTAAATTGCCCATCACCTAACGCAAGTACTACTCTGTCCTGTTTACCTGTTCTAATAACGGCTTCTTTAGGCACGAGGATGGTGCTATCAGCTTGATTAGCGTGAATAGAGACTTGTGCAAACATATTTGGTTTTAATTGATAGTCTGTGTTATCAAATTTCAATCTCACTCGGAGTGTGCGTGTTTTACTGTTCAATGTTGGATAAACATAATCAACGACACCAGCCCAGTCCTCACCGGGTAAATAATCTAGTGTCATTGATACAGGAAGTCCTTTTTTAATTAAGGCTGCGTCACGTTCAAACACTTCTGCTTCAACCCAAACTTGATCTAGCTGGCCAATGCTTAATAAGGTGTTTCCCGGCTTTACATAAAAACCTTCTCTAACCTTCAAACCATCGACAACACCTGCTTGTGGTGAATAAAAGGTAATTGTTTGCTGAACCTTTCGTGTCTTTTCTAGCTTTTGAACAAAGTCTGCTGAAAGCTGTAACGCTTTTAGGCGATCTTTGGCTGCTGAAATTAAAGAACTATTGTTGCGCTTTAACGCTATTAACAGCTCTTCCTGAGCATTAACTAACTGAGGAGAATATAGTGTATAAAGAGGCTGCCCTTTCTCTACAGGGTTACCTGCTGCTTTGATGTAAAGTTTATCAATCCAGCCATCAACCCGTGGGTGGATATGAATTAGCTTATCTTCATCATATTGAACATAACCTACCGTTGAGATTTCAGTATGCATATT is a genomic window containing:
- a CDS encoding copper resistance CopC family protein, which produces MKKLIKFLTVISVVFSSAVFAHVHLEKSVPADNAMLMNPPEELTLVFTKEVRVVKVSLANKQGEEFKFGFEPSKVATSKFTWKLPKLAPANYAVDVTFLGNDGHKMKHSFGFMVH
- a CDS encoding efflux RND transporter permease subunit, whose translation is MIESIIRWSIGNRFFVLLITLIIAFGGLYSLQKTPVDALPDLSDVQVIIKTSYPGQAPQVVQDQVTFPLTTAMLSVPGAQTVRGYSFFGDSYVYIIFDDDTDLYWARSRVLEYLSQVASSLPDSAKPQLGPDATGVGWVYIYALTDKSGNHDLSQLRSIQDWFLKYELQTVPGVSEVAAVGGMVKQYQVQVDPDKLRAYDIPLSLIQIALQKGNKETGASVVEMAEAEYMVTATGYIQSVGDIEKIPLGINEQGTPLRIGDVATVNLGPQMRRGIAELNGEGEVVGGVVVMRFGENAQQTINGVKEKLESLKSSLPEGVEIVPVYDRSKLIDRAVDNLWSKLLEELAVVAIVCVAFLFHLRSSIVAVVTLPLGILVSFIIMYMQGINANIMSLGGIAIAIGAMTDGAIVMIENMHKHMEKTPLTDENRWQIVAKAASEVGPALFFSLLIITVSFLPVFILEAQEGRMFSPLAYTKTYAMAASAGLAITLVPVLMGYFIRGKVVSEKKNPLNRLLIAIYMPVLKQVMKFPKSTIVAAILVTIVGFWPVDKIGSEFIPPLDEGDLMYMPTTYPGISIGKARELLQQTDKLIRTVPEVETVFGKVGRAETATDPAPLTMIETFIQLKPQEQWREGVTTESLKAEFDKLVKFPGLTNAWVMPIKTRIDMLATGIKTPVGIKVAGPELDVIQEIGQQIEQILPEVTGTASVYSERVAGGRYIKVDISRDKASRFGLNIEDVQQVVSTAIGGMNVTQTVEGQERYPVNLRYPQDYRDSPEQLSRLPVVTPSGQRIALGDVADIRVENGPPGIKSENARLNGWTFIDIDGVDVGTYVESAKIHLANNLKLPAGYSITWAGQYEYMERAKEKLTYVLPLTLAIIVILLYLNFRAFSEVAIIIVTLPMAMIGGLWLMYLEGFNFSVAVGVGFIALAGVAVEIGVIMLVYLNQALAELKEKAEERAEPISDDAYQDALLHGAGLRVRPVMMTVATIIIGLMPILYGTGTGSEIMSRIAAPMVGGMTSAVLLTLIVLPVIYSIVKKPELNAFNKELSKAELKSNA
- a CDS encoding efflux RND transporter periplasmic adaptor subunit, with product MSTNTKTVIAVIIGAALGAGALSLYQGTGSNSNSNEATSGEKKPLYWVAPMDSNYRRDKPGKSPMGMDLIPVYEEESSGDDFGPGAVKIAPHVVNNLGVRTAPVELKNMHTEISTVGYVQYDEDKLIHIHPRVDGWIDKLYIKAAGNPVEKGQPLYTLYSPQLVNAQEELLIALKRNNSSLISAAKDRLKALQLSADFVQKLEKTRKVQQTITFYSPQAGVVDGLKVREGFYVKPGNTLLSIGQLDQVWVEAEVFERDAALIKKGLPVSMTLDYLPGEDWAGVVDYVYPTLNSKTRTLRVRLKFDNTDYQLKPNMFAQVSIHANQADSTILVPKEAVIRTGKQDRVVLALGDGQFKSIEVTIGRVDIDSIEILDGLNEDDVVVTSAQFLIDSESSKSSDFKRMTHDEVPNSVWMQGDVNSVMAGHRMVNISHGPAEAWDWPEMVMDFTVAEKVDIDSLKSGQSLHFEVSKTEDGGYEITGIHIMSEPEVSSATVSGLINAIDIDTRILNISRGPIEKWDRPAATMDFIVADNIEMVDFNVGDNVTFTFEVRDDLVITDISLESDEQHGKENKAAVDHSNH